A single window of Methylocella tundrae DNA harbors:
- the hemC gene encoding hydroxymethylbilane synthase, whose product MLQDLKLRIGTRGSPLALAQAHELRQRLALAHGVGAETIEIVIIRTSGDAILDRPLSEAGGKGLFTKELDLALMRGEVTIAVHSAKDLPTLLPEEIAILGYLPREDVRDAWISPHAPHPLGLAPGAVVGTASLRRAAMVRRLRPDLRVALLRGNVQTRLAKLAAGEVDATLLALAGLKRLGLEGQANALLDVNEFVPAAGQGAIAVTARADDRAALSALAPVLDSATGLALATERAFLHVLDGSCKTPIGAFAQIDGANLDFHAIVLRPDGSEHFETRRSAPAEQAAALGEAAGRELLARIPSNLFED is encoded by the coding sequence TTGCTCCAGGACCTCAAACTCAGAATCGGAACAAGGGGCAGTCCTCTGGCGCTGGCGCAGGCCCATGAGCTGAGGCAGCGTCTCGCGCTGGCGCATGGCGTCGGCGCCGAGACAATCGAAATCGTCATCATCAGGACGTCGGGCGACGCTATTTTGGACCGGCCCCTGAGCGAGGCCGGCGGCAAGGGCTTGTTCACCAAGGAGCTCGATCTCGCCCTTATGCGCGGCGAGGTAACGATCGCGGTTCATTCGGCGAAGGATCTGCCGACTCTCCTGCCCGAGGAGATCGCCATTCTCGGCTATCTGCCGCGCGAGGACGTGCGCGACGCCTGGATTTCGCCGCATGCGCCGCATCCGCTTGGTCTTGCCCCTGGCGCCGTCGTCGGCACGGCCTCGCTGCGCCGGGCCGCCATGGTGCGCCGCCTTCGCCCGGATCTTCGCGTGGCGCTGCTGCGCGGCAATGTGCAGACGCGGCTCGCCAAGCTCGCGGCGGGCGAGGTAGACGCGACATTACTGGCGCTCGCCGGCCTGAAGCGGCTTGGCCTTGAAGGGCAGGCGAACGCTTTGCTCGATGTCAACGAGTTCGTGCCGGCGGCGGGGCAGGGGGCGATCGCCGTGACGGCGCGGGCTGACGATCGCGCCGCGCTGTCCGCCCTGGCGCCCGTCCTCGACTCTGCGACAGGGCTTGCGCTCGCCACCGAGCGGGCCTTCCTTCATGTTCTCGACGGTTCATGCAAGACGCCGATCGGCGCTTTCGCGCAGATTGACGGAGCGAACCTTGATTTTCACGCCATCGTGCTGAGGCCGGACGGCTCCGAGCATTTCGAGACGCGCCGCAGCGCCCCCGCCGAACAGGCGGCGGCGCTAGGCGAGGCGGCGGGCCGCGAACTCCTCGCGCGCATTCCATCCAATCTCTTCGAGGATTAG
- the ruvA gene encoding Holliday junction branch migration protein RuvA — protein sequence MIGKLKGVIDSQGEDFVILDVHGVGYVVHCSARTLQGLPPTGEATALAIETQVREDSIRLFGFASEGERDWFRLLQSVQGVGAKVALAVQSVLAPGELAMAIASQDKAAFARAPGVGPKLAARIVAELKDKAPVFGAADAPLSLARGADQGVGFSAGQGAIADAISVLVNLGYGRSQAAMAIAASIKALGEDAPAADLIKRGLKELG from the coding sequence ATGATCGGCAAGCTCAAAGGCGTCATCGATTCGCAGGGCGAGGATTTCGTCATCCTCGATGTGCATGGCGTCGGCTATGTCGTGCATTGCTCGGCGCGCACCTTGCAGGGCTTGCCGCCCACGGGCGAGGCGACCGCACTCGCCATTGAGACGCAGGTGCGCGAGGATTCGATCCGGCTGTTCGGCTTCGCCTCGGAAGGCGAGCGCGACTGGTTTCGCCTGCTGCAATCGGTTCAGGGCGTCGGCGCCAAGGTGGCGCTCGCGGTGCAGAGCGTTCTGGCGCCGGGAGAGCTGGCGATGGCGATTGCCAGTCAGGACAAGGCGGCTTTTGCCCGGGCGCCGGGGGTCGGCCCAAAGCTTGCCGCCCGCATCGTCGCGGAATTGAAGGACAAGGCGCCTGTCTTTGGCGCGGCCGACGCGCCGCTGTCCCTCGCCCGCGGAGCCGACCAAGGGGTGGGGTTTTCAGCCGGCCAGGGCGCCATCGCGGATGCGATTTCGGTTCTGGTCAATCTTGGCTATGGACGCTCGCAGGCGGCTATGGCGATCGCCGCCTCGATCAAGGCGCTCGGCGAGGACGCGCCCGCCGCCGATCTGATCAAGCGCGGCCTTAAGGAATTGGGGTAA
- the tsaD gene encoding tRNA (adenosine(37)-N6)-threonylcarbamoyltransferase complex transferase subunit TsaD, with product MRVLGIETTCDETAAAVVRLQPGGAGEILSNEVMSQIAEHAAYGGVVPEIAARAHIEVLDRLVVRALDRAGVKLADLDGIAAAAGPGLIGGVIVGLTMAKALALASRKPFIAVNHLEAHALTARLTDELEFPYLLLLVSGGHTQLVAVKGVGDYLRLGSTVDDAVGEAFDKVAKMLGLPYPGGPQVEIAAAKGDPARFDFPRPMHGRAKPDFSLSGLKTAVRLEAQRILSPSQTDIADLCASFQAAIVDTIIDRSRAGLRLFRETVGQSNAMVVAGGVGANGAIRRALIRFCGESGLRLVLPPPQLCTDNGAMIAWAGIERLSLGLTDDMTFAAKPRWPLDANAEAAHHGKA from the coding sequence ATGCGCGTTCTCGGCATTGAAACCACCTGCGACGAGACGGCCGCCGCCGTCGTGCGCCTGCAACCCGGCGGCGCTGGCGAAATCCTGTCAAACGAGGTGATGAGCCAGATCGCCGAACATGCGGCCTATGGCGGCGTTGTGCCGGAGATCGCAGCGCGCGCGCACATCGAGGTGCTCGACCGGCTCGTGGTGCGCGCGCTGGATCGCGCAGGCGTCAAGCTCGCCGACCTCGACGGCATCGCGGCGGCGGCCGGACCCGGGCTCATCGGCGGCGTCATCGTTGGCCTCACCATGGCGAAGGCGCTGGCGCTGGCGAGCCGCAAACCCTTCATCGCGGTCAATCATCTCGAAGCCCACGCCCTGACCGCGCGCCTGACCGACGAACTGGAATTTCCCTATCTGCTGCTTCTCGTCTCCGGCGGCCACACGCAGCTCGTCGCCGTCAAGGGCGTCGGCGATTATCTCCGGCTCGGTTCGACCGTCGACGACGCCGTCGGCGAAGCCTTCGACAAGGTCGCCAAAATGCTCGGCCTGCCCTATCCCGGCGGTCCCCAGGTGGAAATCGCCGCCGCCAAAGGCGATCCGGCGCGGTTTGACTTTCCGCGTCCGATGCACGGACGCGCGAAGCCGGATTTTTCGCTCTCCGGCCTCAAGACCGCCGTCCGCCTCGAGGCGCAACGGATCCTGTCGCCGAGCCAGACCGACATCGCCGATCTTTGCGCCTCATTCCAGGCGGCTATCGTGGATACGATCATCGACCGCTCGCGCGCCGGGCTGAGGCTGTTTCGCGAGACGGTCGGCCAATCGAACGCGATGGTTGTCGCGGGCGGCGTCGGCGCCAATGGCGCGATCCGGCGCGCCTTGATCCGCTTTTGCGGCGAGAGCGGTCTGAGGCTCGTCCTGCCGCCGCCCCAGCTTTGCACGGACAATGGCGCGATGATCGCCTGGGCCGGCATCGAGCGGCTGTCGCTTGGCCTCACCGACGACATGACCTTCGCGGCGAAGCCGCGCTGGCCGCTCGACGCCAACGCCGAGGCCGCGCATCACGGCAAGGCGTGA
- the ruvC gene encoding crossover junction endodeoxyribonuclease RuvC translates to MNVAAIRIIGIDPGLRNMGWGVIEVSGSRLAFVACGSVHSSARESLAARLCELHEGLLRVICDLSPSEAAVEETFVNCDPQSALKLGQARGVALVTPALAGLPVSEYAANLIKKTVVGNGHAEKAQVALMVKFLLPKSEAKSPDAADALAVAITHAQLRISRSLAKSLGSSAR, encoded by the coding sequence ATGAACGTGGCGGCGATTCGCATCATCGGCATCGACCCAGGACTGCGCAACATGGGTTGGGGCGTCATCGAGGTTTCCGGCTCGCGGCTGGCTTTCGTCGCATGCGGAAGCGTCCATTCGAGCGCGCGGGAAAGCCTTGCAGCGCGCCTCTGTGAGCTGCATGAGGGTTTGCTTCGCGTCATCTGCGACCTTTCGCCGTCGGAGGCGGCGGTCGAGGAAACATTTGTCAACTGCGATCCGCAATCGGCTCTGAAACTCGGCCAGGCGCGGGGCGTCGCTTTGGTGACGCCGGCTCTCGCCGGATTGCCGGTGTCCGAATATGCCGCGAACCTTATCAAAAAGACCGTGGTCGGCAATGGCCATGCCGAAAAGGCGCAGGTCGCTTTGATGGTGAAATTCCTGCTGCCGAAGAGCGAGGCGAAAAGTCCCGACGCCGCCGACGCGCTCGCCGTGGCGATCACGCACGCACAGCTGCGGATCAGCCGCAGCCTGGCGAAATCTCTGGGATCGTCTGCGAGATGA
- a CDS encoding uroporphyrinogen-III synthase, whose amino-acid sequence MLILLTRAMDEAMRTAAKLTAIGHHAILSPVLEMAPTGAQWPPGVADAILATSTQAFELFSDSPQWPSPEARRLIPLHVVGERTLQAARERGFEGHGHVAPDAKALAPTIVKSLAGDGGSARLVYLAGRDRKPDLERELKAAGHVVEAVEVYAAQPVDALDEEAAALIDAGEIGAVMHYSRRSADIFLRLAQEAGVNVTNIAHVAISADAAQPLQAAAIQCVHIADEPNEQGMLTVVRAVAAQDFVDRKQGATP is encoded by the coding sequence ATGCTGATCCTGCTTACACGCGCCATGGACGAGGCCATGCGCACCGCGGCCAAGCTGACTGCGATTGGTCATCACGCCATTCTATCGCCGGTTCTCGAAATGGCGCCGACCGGAGCGCAATGGCCGCCCGGTGTGGCCGACGCGATTCTGGCGACGAGCACGCAGGCCTTCGAGCTATTCTCCGATTCGCCGCAGTGGCCATCGCCCGAAGCGCGCCGCCTCATCCCCTTGCATGTGGTCGGCGAACGCACGCTCCAAGCCGCCCGCGAGCGCGGCTTTGAGGGGCACGGGCACGTCGCCCCCGACGCCAAGGCCCTCGCCCCGACGATTGTTAAATCGCTTGCGGGCGACGGCGGCTCGGCTCGGCTCGTCTATCTTGCGGGGCGCGATCGCAAGCCCGATCTCGAGCGGGAGCTGAAAGCGGCGGGGCACGTCGTCGAGGCGGTCGAAGTCTATGCGGCGCAGCCGGTCGATGCTTTGGATGAAGAGGCCGCCGCTCTCATAGACGCAGGCGAGATCGGCGCCGTCATGCATTATTCCCGGCGCAGCGCGGATATTTTCTTAAGGCTTGCGCAGGAGGCCGGAGTTAACGTCACAAACATCGCGCATGTCGCGATCTCGGCGGATGCCGCGCAGCCTTTGCAGGCCGCCGCGATTCAGTGCGTGCACATCGCCGATGAGCCCAATGAACAAGGCATGCTCACTGTGGTCCGCGCAGTCGCAGCTCAAGACTTTGTTGATCGCAAACAGGGCGCAACGCCTTGA